In Oncorhynchus masou masou isolate Uvic2021 chromosome 31, UVic_Omas_1.1, whole genome shotgun sequence, the sequence TCATAACACATTTGATTGTCGAGGACATGGTGATTTCTCCTCCCACTCTGAGGCTGCAGTACTCAGCACTTATACAGAATGTCCAAGACTCCCAGATAGCAGGCCTTCTCTGAGACAAAACACTGGGAGGCGTGGCCAGGGTTGAACCGCATGTGGGTGGAGTACTCAAGTAGCAGCCCCTCCCCTCGCGCCGTGGCAATTGAAGATTTAATCACCGGCATCCCATAGTTTTCCTGCTTGGTACTCATATGAAGTGTTAGCTGCTCCGGCAACTCTGTTATGGCCGAGAGGTTTATAACAGAGTCCGCTCCAAAGTTGAGCACCACGAGGAAGGCCTTGTCCAAGCCGTCTATCTCCCTCAGAAAGGCAAAGACATCCGCATCGCTCCAGATGTAGCACATCCAACCCCGATGGAGAGGCAGCTGGGCCTGTCGCAGGAGACTCAGGGCCCGGTACTGAGACAGAACTGACCCGCTGTCTTTCTGCTGAGCCTGGAGAGGGCATGGAGAATAGAACAGAGAATTGATTGTATCAATCCGATGACAGTGAACTACTATACAGACAACCTCATAATACTGTTCTTTTCAGTCCCACCAGGTTTTCATGAAACTGTAtttgtgattgattgattgcttgatTTTGCTGCAGCAATTCTGACATTTTGCATGGTGATATGCAATGATTTTGTCCAATTTGTCGCGAAAATGCGCTGACGAGGGGAAAAGTTTGTTGATGTGTGGCTTGATTGAACCATACCATGCAGTAAATGTGCAATGATTAGTTGAAATTGCGAGGCCTTTTTTTATACTGCGGTAATGGGTCATTTTTATGAGACGATATTGTGACGATTTGCCTGTTTAATGCAGAAATGGTGCAGTGATTGGTCAAATTATCATACCCTTTCAtaataggggtggcaggtagcctagcggttaagagcgttgggccagtaaccgaaggtttgctggttcgaatccctaagccaactaggtgaaacaGATGTCTGTGCCCTTAAGGCACTTACCTCTAACtactcctgtaagtcgctctggataagagcgtctgctaaatcaACGTTCCCAAACTCGGTTCCCCCCAGGTGCAccttttggtttttgccctagcactacacagctgattcaaatcatcaaagcttGTTGATGAGTTGGTTTCTTGAATGAGCTGTGTAAGAGCTATAGGGCAAAAACCGAAAGCTGAGGCCCCAGGACCGACTTTGGGAAACCctgtgctaaatgactaaaatataaaACAGTAATAATATGCCGGGAATTGTTGATTTTACACACAAAAAATTGCGAACACGGAATCCTGGAGTTTCAATGTTCCACTCGGAAGTATAACCCAGATCTCATCACTAAAAGAGGAGTGTACTCTACCTCCACATTAACTGTTGTGTGGTGTGGGTGCAAAGGCAGCCAGGTATGATTGGCATCACTGAAGCCAGCATTCGGCCCATCACTCCACTGCATGGGGGACCTCTGAGGGTCACGACTGGCATTCTACAGTATGGGACAGGCACATGTGTCAACATTAGAGTCCTGGATGTTGACTGTTGTACAAGCAGGCCCAGAACAGGTTGAGTGCTGATCCTACTGTAGACCAAGGGCTTGTTCAATAAAATGTTCAGATATAAATATATTGTGTAGAAAGAGCTACAATGGTCTGTCATGTAGAATATGGAATCATGTCAGCCATGAAATTTCTATCAACGTACAAAACATTTGACTTCAGTGGATGCATTCTAGGTTCGGTACACTTACAGGGTTAAACTTTCCAAAGGGGTCCTGGATCTCGTCAATGGTCACATTGATGTTCATCATGCCTATCTCCTCTCCATAGTAAGTGCTGGGTGTGCCGGGCAGGGTGAGCAGTAGCATGTTGATCACTTTAATGTACTCCTggccaacactggaggagatACGAGGTTTATCGTGGTTCCCAACCTAAAGACAGAATGGAACCATTCCTCAGGGGTAAATGCTGTTTTTGATGTGCAATTCTTATCAATACAGCTTTGTATCTGCTATCTCATAATGTTACACTGCATTTTTACATGTCTGATGTTGACAAGTTCTGTTTTTCTAACCACTTACCACCCAGTTTGGCCATTTCCCTACTGGCATGTTGGCCATCCACAGATTGACCAGGCCTTGAGCCCCAGTTCCAGTCAGATCAGTTGGCAGGTCCATCAGATAGAAGTTGAAAGGGAAGTCGCTCTCTTTAACGTAGGGTGTCCCATAGTACATCATGGTCTTGTCAGTCTCCTCATAGTCATAGGACTCAGCTACCATAAACCTGTTGGACGTTAGGACAATACAAATTGAAATATACTACTAACTTCAAGGTGAGTCAGAATATGAAAAATCTGTAGCGCTTGATATTAAGTTTCCATTATACCTAGGTAGTACAATGTACAACATGTTTTTAACAATGTTGTTACTGGAGTAATAACAGCAGTATTACACATATATAAAGGGTTACTGACAAATTATGGAAGGTGAAATGGATAGTGGGATACCTGTATCGGCCTGGCTCTCTACTGTAGACGTCCATTTCTCCCCTCCAGGCCTGCAGGATATCATGCAGCCCTAACTGAGTGGTGGTGTAGTCATGGTGGAGCTCAAACTCTGTGTCAATTGTATCCTGAAATGGGTGAGaggggggaagaaagaggaaaaCCAGggccagaggggggagagagaagacggGAGAGATGGTATCAGTGGAGGTTACTTCCTCCACAATCCTTCTCTAGTTACTGTGCTACCGCTGAGGCTTGGTGTAATTGTGCCGAATGAGGAAAATAACGGTGACTCTCAAATCCACAGAAATATGCTCCTAGTAATCCCTTCCCTGTGAGAACGTAGCCTATCAGAAAGCCTGGCGCCTCGTTCTCTCCAGGGGAAAGTTCATTCCCCTATGCTGAACAATCTGGCAGCCTGTTATAGTATGCCCATGCTATTACTCTGTGATGAAGTAATGTTGTTAGGCGTCACTTTACATTAAAACATACTAATTTTGTCAGGCCTTTGAGTGCCTTCCTTAGACCTTTTCTCTGTATCTAATTCACAAGAGTGATTAGGGGGAAAATCTGGTACAGCCTACCCCACGATCAGAGGTATATGGGCTGAAATGAGGAGGCTTACA encodes:
- the slc3a1 gene encoding amino acid transporter heavy chain SLC3A1, with protein sequence MITRSQLISAKDLEVDGHMFLDMSSGTANGSSMELGECIQNTGFHEDDETEDAVGGDEENRTSTVKMSPGREEDTYTQIKPYAGMPKEVLLLYSVQARYRLPREILFWLTIVCTLALVALTITVIVMSPRCLSWWQSSPVYQIYPRSFKDSDSDGIGDLKGILDKLDHFQYLNIKAIWISPFYKSPMKDFGYDVEDFRDIDPLFGSMQDFDDLLAAMHDKGLKLIMDFIPNHTSDTHQWFNLSSSGHAQYKDYYIWANCNTTHAPNNWVSVFGNSSWTYVEERQQCYYHQFLKEQPDLNFRNPHVRREMTEIVRFWLEKGVDGFRMDAVKHILEAKHLRDEPQVDPQQDPDTIDTEFELHHDYTTTQLGLHDILQAWRGEMDVYSREPGRYRFMVAESYDYEETDKTMMYYGTPYVKESDFPFNFYLMDLPTDLTGTGAQGLVNLWMANMPVGKWPNWVVGNHDKPRISSSVGQEYIKVINMLLLTLPGTPSTYYGEEIGMMNINVTIDEIQDPFGKFNPNASRDPQRSPMQWSDGPNAGFSDANHTWLPLHPHHTTVNVEAQQKDSGSVLSQYRALSLLRQAQLPLHRGWMCYIWSDADVFAFLREIDGLDKAFLVVLNFGADSVINLSAITELPEQLTLHMSTKQENYGMPVIKSSIATARGEGLLLEYSTHMRFNPGHASQCFVSEKACYLGVLDILYKC